The following are encoded together in the Mycteria americana isolate JAX WOST 10 ecotype Jacksonville Zoo and Gardens chromosome 2, USCA_MyAme_1.0, whole genome shotgun sequence genome:
- the CCK gene encoding cholecystokinin produces MYSGICICVFLAVLSASSFGQQTGGSHNGNPLAAELEQSLTEHHRHIRAPSSAGPLKSVPRLDGSIDQRANIGALLAKYLQQARKGPSGRLSVMGNRVQSIDPMHRINDRDYMGWMDFGRRSAEEYEYSS; encoded by the exons ATGTACAGCGGTATATGCATCTGCGTGTTCCTTGCTGTGCTCTCGGCGAGCTCTTTCGGACAGCAAACTGGGGGCTCGCACAATGGGAATCCACTGGCTGCTGAGCTTGAGCAGAGCTTGACAGAACATCACCGGCACATCCGTGCCCCTTCGTCTGCTGGCCCGCTGAAATCTGTGCCGCGGCTGGATGGAAGCATCGACCAGAGAGCTAACATCGGCGCCTTGTTGGCCAAGTATCTCCAGCAAGCCAGAAAAG GTCCCTCTGGAAGGCTCTCAGTTATGGGAAACAGGGTACAGAGCATTGATCCTATGCACAGGATAAATGACAGAGACTACATGGGCTGGATGGATTTTGGACGCCGCAGTGCTGAAGAATACGAATACTCCTCCTAA